Proteins encoded within one genomic window of Ovis aries strain OAR_USU_Benz2616 breed Rambouillet chromosome 1, ARS-UI_Ramb_v3.0, whole genome shotgun sequence:
- the LOC121819889 gene encoding zinc finger HIT domain-containing protein 3-like translates to MASLSCGTTVCVICLEKPKYRCLACHVPYCSLPGFWKHKRKCKPATGFVEKNIRSALTAKTKKSVENEDDEDNSVADFLSSDEEEDRVSLQNLKNLGQSAALRSLLLNPHLRQLMVDLSQADDKAKLMRACMQELVCGV, encoded by the coding sequence ATGGCATCGCTCAGCTGTGGTACCACTGTCTGCGTTATCTGTTTGGAGAAGCCCAAATACCGCTGCCTTGCCTGCCACGTGCCCTATTGCTCCTTGCCTGGCTTCTGGAAGCACAAAAGGAAATGCAAGCCTGCAACTGGTTTTGTTGAGAAAAATATAAGATCAGCTCTCACTGCAAAAACTAAAAAGTCTgtggaaaatgaagatgatgaagACAACTCTGTGGCTGATTTTCTCAGTAGTGATGAGGAAGAGGACAGAGTGTCTTTgcagaatttaaagaatttaGGGCAGTCTGCAGCGCTGAGGAGCTTACTGCTCAACCCGCACCTCAGACAGTTGATGGTCGACCTCAGTCAGGCAGATGACAAGGCCAAGCTTATGCGGGCCTGCATGCAGGAACTCGTTTGTGGAGTTTGA